Genomic window (Bosea vaviloviae):
GTATCGCGAGGCGGTCGCCGCGATCGAGCAGGCCCGCACACTGGGCTTCAAGGGCAATGAGGGTTTCATCACCAAGGCGCGCAGCCATTTCTATCTCAATGCCTACGGTCTCGCCGAAAAGGAAGCCTCGGAAGGCCTGGCGAGTTTCCCAACCGTCTATGACCTGAGCGAGATCCGGGCCCGGGCGCGACTGGCGCAGAACAAGAGTGCCGAGGCACTCGCCGATGCCGATACGGTGGTCCTGGCCGCGCCGAAATACGGCCGCGCCTATGCGACGCGCGCGGCGGTCAAGCTCGCCATGAAGGACCTCGACGCCGCCCGGGCCGACGCCGACAAGGCGATCGAGCTCGATCCCAAGCTGTTCGACGCCAATCAGGTAAAGGCCGAGATCCTGCTGGCGGCCGGCGACAAGGCCGGGGCGCGGGCGCTCTATGCGCAATCGGCCGCCCGCACAGATGCGAAAATGGCCTATGACAAGACCTCGCGGAACGTTGCGGCGGCCTGGATCATCGAACTCGACGCACCGCCTCCGATCATCGTCGCCGAGCTCGACGAAACGGAGTTGAAGGCACGCTGCGAGACGCGCGACGACCCGCTCCGGATGCAGAGCTGCGATCGCCTCGTCGAGACGGCGCCGACGCCTCAGGCCAAGGCGGACATGCTGATCCTGCGTTCGCGGGCGCGGCCCTATGGCCAACAGATCGCCGATCTCGATCTCGCCGTGGCAACTATGCCGGATTATCTCGAGGCGGCCCTGGCGCGCGCCAGCGGCCACATCTCATCCTATGGCTATGACGGCAACATCGCTCCGTTCGAGCGGGCCTGGGTCGATGCCGATAGCGTCGTGCGCCGGGCCGCGCCGGATTCGCAGGAGCTGCGCCGGGCCTTGACGGTGCGTGGCCTCGTCGCGACCTCGCTTGGTCGCCACGAAGAAGCCCTCGCCGACTGGTCGAAATTGTTGCAGATCGAGCCAGACAGTGCCGTCTGGCTTCAGTCCTACCGAGCGACATCCCTGCTGATGCTGGGCCGGCCGTCCGAGGCGCTGGTCGCGGCGCGCGAAGCCGATCGGCTGATGCCGGACGACAAGAAGCGTATATTCGGTAGCCGCGACCTCGTTCTCCCACTGATCGAGACCGGACAGGTCGATGCGGCTTTGGCCGAGATCGAGGCCTGGAGTGCGCGCAGCCCGGAGCAGTCCCAATCGCAGGACGTGATGCGCGCCCGCGCGCTTCTGGCGCGCGGAGACGATGCCGCGGCGCTCGACCTGACCAATGCCGTGCTGTCCAGGGGCCGAATCGATATCGGTGCGCAGGCGGTGCGCGGCATCGCGCAGGCAAGGCTCGGCAATGGGCTCGCCGCCATCTCCGACATCGACGGCGCGCTCGAGGGGGTCAGCAAGGATCGCACGCAGGCGAGCTATGAGGGGCTGACGCCTGGCTTCATGTCCGACCTCGCGCTTCATCGCGGATTGGCGCGCCTGCAGCTGCGCCAGGTCAACTTTGCCCGCGTCGATTTCGCTGAGGCGATCAGGCTGGCGCCTGATCGCGCCCGCCCCTATGCCGAGCGGGCGCGTCTCGCCCTCATGGCGGGCAGCCCGGCGGCGCTGACCGATATCGCCATGGCGCTCAGGATCGAGCCCGCCGAACCGCGCTGGCTTGCTCTCGCGGCCCGCATCAACCTGGCGACCGGTGATACGGCCGCCGCCGAGCGCCTCGCAACCGAGGCCCTTGCCGCAAAAGCCGCCGATCCCGACCTCGTGCTGCTGCGTGCCAAAGCGCGGCTCGCTCTGGGCAAGTTCGGTCCGGCGGTCGAGGATGCCGCGGCGCGGCTGGCCGTGGCGCCATCCGACACTGAGGCCTTGCTGGTGCGGATCGAGGCGAGGACAGGGCAGGGCAATCTCAAGGAGGCGCTCGCCGACGCCGAAGCGGCGCGGGCCAGCAATGGCGGCGACTCCAGGATTCTGCTCGCATTGGCGGAGTTGAAGGCGCGCAACGGCGACGCGCCTGGTGCGATCGGCGCCTTCGAGGAGGCCGTGGCCAAACCCGACGCCGCGCTGATTGCCAACAAACGCCTCGGTGACCTCTATGCCGGTATCGCCTCGGATCAGCTTGCCTTGGGCTATTATGCCAAGGCGCTGGAGCTGCCGGCTTACAAGCCAGAGGATGAAACGCTGAAAACCGCTGCGCGTGCCGCCCGCGACGCGCTGATCCGGAAGATGGCCGCGCCGAAATAGGGGCCCAGAGCATTTTCGAGCGAAGTGGACACCGGTTCGCGTGAAGAAAATGCGATAAAACAAGGAGCAGAGCCTTCTGTTTTCGCAAGGGGTACGCATCGCGGATGCGCTACCGCCGCGCCGGTTCTTCAGGCTATGCTCGCAGCATGGTCCCGTTGGGAACGATGAGAGCTGCACGCGATGAGCGATTTGACGCCTGAAGAAGCGAAGGTCACGGCCTGGCTCGCCAGCCGCAAGGAGGCGATGGTCGCGCTGCTGCGCGAGATGGTCGACACCGATTCAGGCTCCTACGACAAGGCCGGCGTCGATCGGGCAGGGCAGGTGCTGGCGCGCTTCCATGAGGCGAACGGGCTTTCCGTCGAGATCGTGCCGGATGCCCGCTACGGCGACGCCGTCAAGGCGCGCCTGCCCAACCCCTCGGCCAATGACCAGCGCCCGGTGCTGCTGCTCGGCCATCGCGATACCGTCTTCCCGCAAGGCGAGCCGACGCGCCGGCCCTTCACCATCAAGGGCGGCCGGGCCTATGGGCCAGGCGTCGCCGATATGAAGGCCGGCCTCGTCATCGAGGCTTTCGTGGCGGCCGCCTTTGCCGAATGCGGCGGGCTCTCCGCGCCGCTCCTGATGCTGACGACGAGCGACGAGGAGATCGCCTCGCCATCCTCGCGGCCGATCATCGAGGCCGCGGCTCGCGAGGCGCGCTGCGTCTTCAACGCCGAGCCGAGCCGCCTGCCGGCCGGCACCGAATTCAGCCGCGACCAGAAGCAGTCGATCACCTCGGGCCGTAAGGGCGGCGTCTTCATGCGCGCCGAATTCACCGGCAAGGCCGCCCATTCCGGCGCGAATTACGACAAGGGCATCTCGGCCATCGTCGATCTCGGCCACAAGATCCCCAGGCTCCAGGGCCTCACCGATCTGGAGCGCGGTGTCACCGTCAATGTCGGGTTGATCGGCGGCGGCCAGACCGTCAACACCATCGCGCCCCATGCCTGGTGCGAGATCGACCTGCGCTATGTCACGGCCGCCCAGCGCGACGAGTTGGTCGGCGCGATCCGGACCATCGTCGAGACGCCGGTGGTGCCGGGTGCGACCGGAGCCCTGACCATCAAGGGCGAGTTCGTGCCGCTGGAGCGTTCGCCCGAATCGGCCGTCCTGTTCGAGACCTATCGCGATGCGGCGGCGGGTTTCGGCATCGGCGTCGCCGCCGAGTTCACCGGCGGCTGCGCCGATTCCGGCTTCACCGCGGCGCAGGGCTGCCCGACCCTGTGCAGCGTCGGGCCGATCGGCGGCCTCGCCCATACGCCCGATGAGTTCCTGGAGGTCGAGAGCATCGTCCCCGCCGCGCAGGTCCTGGCGCTGGCGGTGATGCGGACCGCGGCCAGGATGGAGTGAGCCCGCGCTATTGCCGTCATGGTCGGGCTTGTCCCACCAGCCACGTCTTCGCTGATTGAGGGCTGTGTTCAAGACGTGGATGCTCGGGACAAGCCCGAGCATGACGGGCGCGCTATGCCGAAGAGTGCGCTCTCAGAACGCCTCTTCCCAGTTCCGGCTGAGCCGCATCGCCGAGTTGATCAGCCCGACCATCGAATAGGTCTGGGGGAAATTGCCCCAGAGCTCGCCGGTGGCGAGGTCGGCATCCTCCGAGAGCAGGCCAAAGCTGTTGCGCCGTTTCAGGATGCGGTCGAACAGCTCCTTGGCCTCGTCGACCCGGCCGATCGCGTAGAGCGCGTCGACATACCAGAAGGCGCAGATCAGGAAGCCGGTGTGCATGAAGCCGAAATCGTCCTGCGTCGCATAGCGCAGCAGCAGGTCGCCGCGCGTGAGATCACGGCCGATCGCCTCGACGGTCGCGATATAGCGCGGATCGTCGGCCTTGACGAAGCCGAGCTCGGCGAAGAGCAGCAGCGTCGCGTCGAGTTCCGTCCCGTCAAAGGTCGAGACGAAATGGCCCTTCTCCTCGTTCCAGATGCGCTCGCCGATGATGCCCTTCAGGCGCTTGGCCTCGGATCGCCAATACTCCTTGCGGTCGGCCCGGCCGAGCGTGCCGGCGATGCGGGCGAGGCGGTCGCACGCCGCCCAGCACATCACGCTGGAGAAGGAGTGCACCACCTGCCTTTCGCGCAGCTCCCAGGGGCCGGCGTCGGGCTTGTCGAAATAAGCGATGGCGAGTTCGCCCATGCGCTCGAGCTGGGCAAAGAGCGTGTCCTTGCCGGGCTGGATCAGGCGCTGGTCGAAGAAGGAATGCGTCGCCGCGAGCACGACCGCGCCGTAGCCGTCGTTCTGGATCTGCGTCGCCGCGCCATTGCCGAAGCGCACCGGCTGGTGGCCGCGATAGCCTGAGAGATTGGGCGCCTCGAACTCGTCCAGCGTGCCGCCGCGCGTGATCGGGTAGAGCGGCGGCAGATGCTCGGCCCCGCTTTCGGTGAAGGTGTCGACGATATTGGTGATGAAGCCGAGATAATCCTCCATCGTCCGCGTCGTGCCCAGGCGGTTGAGCGCATGGACGACGAAATAGGCGTCGCGCAGCCAGCAGAAGCGATAGTCCCAGTTGCGCTGGGTGCCAGGCGCCTCGGGGATCGAGGTGGTGAGCGCTGCGACGATCGCGCCGCTCTCCTCGAAGGAGCAGAGCTTCAGCGTGATCGCGGCGCGGATCACCTCTTTTTGCCAGTCGAACGGGATCGAGAGCGAGCGCACCCAGTCGCGCCAGTAATCGGTCGTCTTGTCCAGGAATTCGCGCGAGGTCGTCTCGATCTCGGCGCGCAGCGCCTCGTCCGAGCCGATGAAGAAGGAGAAGGGTCGGTCGACCGCGAAGGGGATGCTGTCGACGACATAGGAGACCGGCGCGTCGGTGGTCAGGCGGATGGTCTGATCGGCACCGACGAAGCGGACATGGTTGGAGCCGCGCGTGATCTCGTCGGGCTCCTCGCCGAGGCCCAGGCTCGGCTTGAGCACGATGCGGATGCGCGGCCGGCCCGAGATGCGCCTGACGCGCCGCACCAGCTGCGGCGGCCGGAAGAAGCGCTCATAGCGCACGAAACGCGGCGCGAAATCGAGGATCTCGATGGCGTTGCCCTGATCGTCCGACAAGACGGAGGACAGGATCGCGGTGTTGTCGAGATAATTTTGCTCGCAGCGCGTCATCCCAACCAGCTCGATCGCGAAGACGCCTTTCTTCGGCATCGCTCCGTCATCGTCCGGTTGGTTGTCGATCAGGGCGCAGAACACCGGGTCGCGGTCGAAGCGCGGGAAGCAGCCCCAGACAATGCGGGCGCGCCTGTCGATCAGCGCGGCGATCGTGCAATTGCCGATCACGCCGAGGTCGAGCGAGACGGAGTTCCGTCCCGCGATCGTCGTCGAAACTGTCATCGGTAACCTTATGAGAAGCTGGAAGCGGTCAGACGGCCGTGTTCGGCCGCGGTGAGAAGGATAGTGCGCAGGGCGGTCGGCGAGGCAATGCGGTGCGCGGCACAGGTCTCGCCGTCGCCGATCCGGATCGAGAGCCCGCCCAATGCGTTCACCGCCTCGAAGCCGGCCTCGTCCGTGATGTCGTCGCCGATGAAGACGGGCCTGCGTCCGGCATAGGGCGCGGCCTGCATCAATTGAACGATGGCGCCGCCCTTGCTGGCGCCGGCGGGAACCAGCTCGGCCACCGATTTGCCTTCCTGGAGCCGGATTGCCGGTCCCATGCGGGCGGCAACATTGCGCATCAGCTCCAGCGCCTCGTCCTTCAGCGTGGGCGCCAGCCGCCAATGCAGAGCAATCGAGATGCGCTTGTCCTCGACGATGATGCCGACATGGCTGTTGGCGAAGCGCACCAGATCGCGTGTCGCCTCGCGCATCGCCTCGGGCACCGCGGACTGCGAAAGGATTTCGCCATCGACCCGAATTTGCGCGCCATGCAGCCCGGCCGCGTCGAATCGATAGGGCGCCAGAACCTCGTCGAGAAAGCTGACGGGCCGGCCGGAGACGAGCGCCAGCGCTCCGCCAAGCGAGGCGCGCAAGGATTCCAGTGCGGGGGCCACCTGTCGGTCGAGATGCACGGCGTCGGGCATGGGCGCGATCTCGACGAGCGTGCCGTCGAAGTCGAGAAACAGAGCGATCTCGGACTCCGTGGGAGCGATGTCGCGGATATCGTGGGGCAATTCAGTTTCGATCAGTGTCATCATCTTTGTCTATCTGAGCCAGATATTTGTCTATCTGAGGCATGAGTCGGGCGAAAACACGGCCCTTCAGCTTGTGCGTTCCTTGTGCCGAAGCGCCGGCATGCCTCCCGGATCGTGATTCTGTTCGCGAACTCGCCACATTTATTGTCCAGCTTCCCGTTGCCGTCACGTTCTCGACGTGACGTTGCCACCGCTTCGCCATCGGCGGAGACGGAGGCCTTGGAAACATTACGTGCTCAACCGCGTTCTGTTCCTGCCACTGGTGTCGAAATTCTGGCGACCAGTGGCAATTCAAAAGGAGAGCTGTCGCGCCATGCGTCTCGTCATCGTCTCGAATCGCGTCACCATTCCAGATCGTCACGAAAAAGCGGCGGCAGGGGGATTGGCGGTGGCGCTGCGCGAGGCGCTGGAGAAACGGGGCGGGCTCTGGTTCGGCTGGAGTGGCGATGTCAATGACGCCGCCGCCGGCCAGGCTGTCCGCACGGTCCAGCGCGGCAAGGTGACCTACGCGGTCACGGATCTCACCGA
Coding sequences:
- a CDS encoding tetratricopeptide repeat protein, coding for MACSLSRMAFRACLIPIIAGFWLSPSLAQKVDAVAVCKADKTDAGIAACTAVLKGRGDRKTKASALLSRAQSYWALKRLVEAEKDYSETIKLAPNFAALYRDRGQIRFGLGNGTGAMADFTVAIDKEPFNADNHANRGYLKLLAYDFEGAREDLRQGLFWQKDHPRSHYMMGLLHYSTGRYREAVAAIEQARTLGFKGNEGFITKARSHFYLNAYGLAEKEASEGLASFPTVYDLSEIRARARLAQNKSAEALADADTVVLAAPKYGRAYATRAAVKLAMKDLDAARADADKAIELDPKLFDANQVKAEILLAAGDKAGARALYAQSAARTDAKMAYDKTSRNVAAAWIIELDAPPPIIVAELDETELKARCETRDDPLRMQSCDRLVETAPTPQAKADMLILRSRARPYGQQIADLDLAVATMPDYLEAALARASGHISSYGYDGNIAPFERAWVDADSVVRRAAPDSQELRRALTVRGLVATSLGRHEEALADWSKLLQIEPDSAVWLQSYRATSLLMLGRPSEALVAAREADRLMPDDKKRIFGSRDLVLPLIETGQVDAALAEIEAWSARSPEQSQSQDVMRARALLARGDDAAALDLTNAVLSRGRIDIGAQAVRGIAQARLGNGLAAISDIDGALEGVSKDRTQASYEGLTPGFMSDLALHRGLARLQLRQVNFARVDFAEAIRLAPDRARPYAERARLALMAGSPAALTDIAMALRIEPAEPRWLALAARINLATGDTAAAERLATEALAAKAADPDLVLLRAKARLALGKFGPAVEDAAARLAVAPSDTEALLVRIEARTGQGNLKEALADAEAARASNGGDSRILLALAELKARNGDAPGAIGAFEEAVAKPDAALIANKRLGDLYAGIASDQLALGYYAKALELPAYKPEDETLKTAARAARDALIRKMAAPK
- a CDS encoding M20 family metallopeptidase, with product MSDLTPEEAKVTAWLASRKEAMVALLREMVDTDSGSYDKAGVDRAGQVLARFHEANGLSVEIVPDARYGDAVKARLPNPSANDQRPVLLLGHRDTVFPQGEPTRRPFTIKGGRAYGPGVADMKAGLVIEAFVAAAFAECGGLSAPLLMLTTSDEEIASPSSRPIIEAAAREARCVFNAEPSRLPAGTEFSRDQKQSITSGRKGGVFMRAEFTGKAAHSGANYDKGISAIVDLGHKIPRLQGLTDLERGVTVNVGLIGGGQTVNTIAPHAWCEIDLRYVTAAQRDELVGAIRTIVETPVVPGATGALTIKGEFVPLERSPESAVLFETYRDAAAGFGIGVAAEFTGGCADSGFTAAQGCPTLCSVGPIGGLAHTPDEFLEVESIVPAAQVLALAVMRTAARME
- a CDS encoding glycoside hydrolase family 15 protein translates to MTVSTTIAGRNSVSLDLGVIGNCTIAALIDRRARIVWGCFPRFDRDPVFCALIDNQPDDDGAMPKKGVFAIELVGMTRCEQNYLDNTAILSSVLSDDQGNAIEILDFAPRFVRYERFFRPPQLVRRVRRISGRPRIRIVLKPSLGLGEEPDEITRGSNHVRFVGADQTIRLTTDAPVSYVVDSIPFAVDRPFSFFIGSDEALRAEIETTSREFLDKTTDYWRDWVRSLSIPFDWQKEVIRAAITLKLCSFEESGAIVAALTTSIPEAPGTQRNWDYRFCWLRDAYFVVHALNRLGTTRTMEDYLGFITNIVDTFTESGAEHLPPLYPITRGGTLDEFEAPNLSGYRGHQPVRFGNGAATQIQNDGYGAVVLAATHSFFDQRLIQPGKDTLFAQLERMGELAIAYFDKPDAGPWELRERQVVHSFSSVMCWAACDRLARIAGTLGRADRKEYWRSEAKRLKGIIGERIWNEEKGHFVSTFDGTELDATLLLFAELGFVKADDPRYIATVEAIGRDLTRGDLLLRYATQDDFGFMHTGFLICAFWYVDALYAIGRVDEAKELFDRILKRRNSFGLLSEDADLATGELWGNFPQTYSMVGLINSAMRLSRNWEEAF
- the otsB gene encoding trehalose-phosphatase, with translation MTLIETELPHDIRDIAPTESEIALFLDFDGTLVEIAPMPDAVHLDRQVAPALESLRASLGGALALVSGRPVSFLDEVLAPYRFDAAGLHGAQIRVDGEILSQSAVPEAMREATRDLVRFANSHVGIIVEDKRISIALHWRLAPTLKDEALELMRNVAARMGPAIRLQEGKSVAELVPAGASKGGAIVQLMQAAPYAGRRPVFIGDDITDEAGFEAVNALGGLSIRIGDGETCAAHRIASPTALRTILLTAAEHGRLTASSFS